A segment of the Capricornis sumatraensis isolate serow.1 chromosome 8, serow.2, whole genome shotgun sequence genome:
AATCAGGGATAGATTCTTTGCACCAATGGCTGCTAAATCTGGACAAAAGaagcagaatatttttttcttcaaattttctaACCGGAATCTTGAGATTTCAATCAGCATCTCTAGAAAAACGCGCAAAAGCCTAGTTATGACCTCTCCGTGGTGCTGAAGCAAGACTCCCCATCCTTGTTTGGTTACTCAGACATCTCGGTCATTTGTTATGAGACGATCACATTCCTTTTCAGCCCTTCGTGTGGAGTCTAATTGTAAATGGTTTTGACGTTCAATGATAGCTTTCTACTAATTTAACTACGAGTAAAATCgggtctgctactgctgctaagtcacttcagccgtgtccgactctgtgcgaccccatagatggcagcccaccaggctcccccgtccctgagattctccaggcaagaacactggagtgggttgccatttctttctccaatgcaggaaagagaaaagtgaaagtgaagtcgctcagtagtatccgactcttagcaaccccatggactgcagcccaccaggctgctccttccatgagattttccaggcaagagtactggagtggggtgctattgccttctccaaaatcggGTCAAGTTCTTTAAATTTAACGTTCTATTATTTTAGCGGACTAGAAATTATCCTATCTTTTATTCTTGTTCTCGCGCAGGCCCCAGATCATGCCTTGTTGGAGGTGCACAGATGGCGGCCGGACTACAAAATATTAGGCAGATTTCAGTGTTAAACCTGCACTCCCGGCTCTTAGAACTACATTTCCCATAAAGATGGACTACATTTCCCATGAGGTCCCGGAGGAGCACGTAGAAGACGCAAAGGGACAGCTTCCTGTCTCGCGGAAAGCTGCGTGGCCGACAACCGGAAGGTAAGTGTGCGGGTTTTGGGGGGTGAATTATTTTCTGGGTTCTACAAAGAGGAATGAACAGATGGGCAAACAGACGGACGTTTCTCTCATTTCCCCTATGCTCCTTTTTCTGTACTTTGATCTTTTCAAGAAAGCACTCTTTTGAGTATGGAAGTGGAACCTCACTAAAGACCCTGTGTTTTTGTGTCTGATGCTTCTTGGAGCAGTCGTCAGAAACGTGCAGCAGTTAGGAGCTTGCTTACTTCTATTTGTTGAGGGCCCTGGGACTGCGGAGTGTAGTCTCTTCTGCCTCAGAATTCGTTTGCTCATAAAACCAAATAGAAATGGAGATTCCGGTAGTATGTGGAGTGTGGAGGTGTGGCaatattttcccccaaaatttGAAAATTGGTTTGATAATTCGGTGACCCCTttcctgggcttcctttgtggttcagctataaagaatccgcccacaatgcgggagacctgggttcgattcctgggttgggaagatcccctggagaggaaaggctacccactccagtatcctgggctggagaattccatggaccgtatagtccatggggtcgcagtcaaacacgactgaacgacttgtACTTCACTTCCTGATATTACACGGCTGCTTGAGAACCACTGCACTTCACCCTGAGGAGCGGAAGTGGTGTTCTGGGGAAAACTATACTGAGTCAATTCTGTTTTGCCAAAAATGTCTTATTACCGGTTTAATACCTTTGGACTAGTTAATTGGTTTAATAAGGTAGGTAATATTGGGCTTTGAGAAATATATGAAGAAGCAAACCATtgggagtttttttttaactgatttgtATGTAAAAAAATACCATGTGGCTGTTAACTTTtaaaagaggtacaaactacctTGAATCCCACTACCTGGAGTTAGGTGTGTTGATCTTTCCTTGTGCTTTGTGTATGCAGCAAGACAGTGCGCGCAGCCTATTTGTTTGatctagttttcatttttctattggcTTCCCATATATTTCCAATGACTAACTTCTGATTACTTCACTATTGTTGGACAGTTGGCAGTTTTTGCTTATTTGCAGTGAATGTTATATGTATCTTTGAGCCACTGATTATTTTTCTCCCTGATGAATGCTTAACAATGGaactgggtgaatgaatgaatgatgtaaCTTAAATAttacagagaaaatatattttagcagGTAGTAATggtcaagtgaaagtgaagtcgctcagtcgtgtccgactctttgcaaccccatggggtgtaacctaccaggctcctccgtccgtgggattctccaggcaagagtaccggagtggggtgccatttccttctccagatcttcccaacccagggatcgaacccgggtctcccgcattgcgggcagatgccttaccatctgggccactggggaagatTTTTGTTACATGGCTGTTTTTCCCTTGAACAAGCAAGCTATTTTTGCTGTCACTCTTCTGGCTCAAATGCTAAAGCTGACAGCCTCCAGGTTTTAGGTATTATTGGACCAGAAATCAAGACCAAACAGATCTAAGTTCAGATGAGCTCAGTTAGTGATTTGACCCTAACAGGCCAGATTCATTTTGGTTATTGTCTGCATCTGGCTCCAGCTGCTAGTAGTTTGAAGCTCTGTTGCAATGAGGCAATAGCCTTCAAATGACAGACATGATTTCTAAGAAAATCTCAGAGGCAAATTATGAAAAGTATGGCATTCCAGAAGTAAATGGAGGGCAACATATTATTGAAATAATTCTGAAACAAAACTTGGGTTAGAACCTTGCATGTGGTATCATGCTATTATTAAGCAtctattaaaaaacatttaacatGGCTAGTGGAATTACTGTATTCCTTTAGTAACAAAGGTTATCTTGCTGTTCCTTCATGTAGGATTGTGTATAAAGGGCAGGTTTTTGTTCATTCCCTTTGGCTCTCACTTAGGTGTGGAGAGTATGATGGAGAGTATAATTGGAAGCAGAATCATAACCTAGGTTTGAGATTgcctttggaaaatatttaagagaaaataaggTCAAGTTCACAAATTTCCAAAACTGTTTAATAGGTAAGCTTACTGCTCAGCAACTTTAAAACCACACTGATAAAAACAGCAACTCACATTGGCCAAAGGTAACAAGTTCATGAAACAAGTGCTAGCTTTGCTCACtaagacaaaacagaaagcctAGGTCTGTTTTTCTGGCATGATTCCTCTTGCAGTTGCTAGATTTGATGGTCGTTTGGAAGTTAAGTGGTAGATACCAATGTGACATATACCTAGAAAAGACCAGTGATGGGTGAAATCCTTACTCTATGTTCCATGGTATTTTGAGTTAGTTGTTTCTATTTAAATAAAGGAGAGGTACTAAGAACCAGGTTATGCAAACAATCCTGTGAAAAGAgagacaagtttaaaaaaaaaaaaaacttaagaaggagaaagagggaaggaagtaaGTTTCTTGGGCATCACACCATTTGCAAGGTCACAACGAACACCCCAGCGAAGGGCAGATCGTTTCTTCTCAGTTGGCACTAGGTAATTGTTTGGAACATATATATGCTGAGGCTTGGACTGGGCTTCTGCACGACAAAGCATCTGCTCTCGGATACCCCAGCGTAATTCCTTCCTATGATCTTCACCAGGTAACCGCATGGAGTCCCAGTCTCGTTTATATTCAAAATAGCGGGCTACCCGGTCTACCTTGCCCCGGTTTCGGCTCAACTGGTCCAGCCTTGGGAGGATAAAGGACTTGGGCCGGCTGGCAACAATCAGGTCTTGTTCATAAGCTGGAGGGCCCATTTCTTCTCTTCGTAGATAGCAAACGAGCTGATCTTGAGAAATTCCTTGGTAGTCACGTGGTAGACTAAATTTTTGTGAAATATCAACTGGAGATTCCCTGTCTTCCTGGAAGTGCAGATTCATCAGCCTTTGTCTTAAGTCCCAGACATCCATGTCACTTTCTGTACCAGACTCTGATTCACTGATCATCGACTCATCTGTCACTAATACTTCCCCACCTGGCTTTCGACGCAGCACCTTTCTCTTCATAACTGGCTTTCGGAGTCTTTGGGAGGTCTCTGAGACTGCTTCTGAAGGGGCATTGCTTTCTGTATGTGGGTAGTGCAGTTGTGCAGGAAAAGCAGGTTGCTTTCCTGAGGTTACTGAGGCTTTACTGTAGGGATCATACAGGAGGGACTGGGCTTCTCTTCTGACATCTCCCTCACCGTGGCCTGCACAGATGTGAGGGAAAGCTTTAGCGGCTACTAACATTTGTTCTTTtggatccatatcagcccatttTTGTCCATCAGGTCCCACAAGTGCCTCCACTGCTTCCCCTACACTGAAGGACCTTCTGTAAGAGAAAATCACCAGTTAGTTTCCTGACAATAAACTCCCACCTCAAAAACCATTCCCTTCCTATGTACTATTTTATAGCAGTGAAACAGAACAGTCATAAGTACAACAGTTAAGTATATGGCCAAATACAGATTAGTACAGGCAGTAAGGGAGCACTTTGGAGGGGcattaactcagttcagttcagtcgctcagttgtgtccgactctgcgaccccacggacagcagcacaccaggcttccctatccatcaccaattcctggagcttgctcactcagggccatcgagtcagtgatgcctccaaccatctcatcctctgttgtcccttctcctcctgccttcaatctttcccagcatcagggtcttttccaatgagtcaattcttcccatcaggtggccaaagtattgggagtttcagcttcagcatcagtccttccaatgaatattaaggaccagttccctttaggattaactggtttgatcttgcagtccagtggactctcaaagagtcttttccaccaccacagttcaaaagcatcaattcttcggtgctcagctttctttagagtccaactctcacatccatacataactactggaaaaaccacagcttttactagacagacctctgttggcaaagtaatgtctctgctttttaatatgctgtctaggttggtcatagcttttcttccaaggagcaagtgtcttttaatttcttggctgcagtcaccatctgcagtgattttgcaggtATTAACTTAACTCAGGGTTTATTACCTGCTTTCATTTCCAGGCTCTTCTTAATCATTCCCAATTTAACTGCCTGGAAGTCTTGCCACCTTTAGTAGCTCCTAGGATAGGTGGGTTCTGGCATAACAAAAGCTCAAGAGATTAATGATATGGGGCATAATGGTTCATGTACATTATCTAACTTGTACTTAAGAGGGACACGTTATGTACCCAGCACtatttctctgtccttgggattctccgggcaagaatactggagtgggttaccatttccttctccagggaatcttcccaacccagggaatgaacctgggtctcacacattggaggcagacgctttaacctctgagccaccagggaagccttttgtgctttacatttattaattcatGTTAATCCTCACAGCTGTGGGATAagtactcttcagttcagttgctcagtcatgtccaactctttgtgccgcagcacgccaggcctccctgtccatcaccaactcccagagttcacccaaacccacgtccattgagtcggtgatgccatccagccatctcatcctcggttgtccccttctcctcctgcccccagtccctcccagcatcagagtcttttccaatgagtcaactcttcacgtgaggtggtcaaagtactggagtttcagttttagcatcattccttccaaagaaatcctagggctgatcttcagaatggactggttggatctccttgcagtccaaggcactctcaagagtcttctccaacaccacagttcaaaagcatcaattctttggcgttcagctttcttcacagaccaactctcacatccatacatgaccactggaaaaaccatagccttcactagacggacctttgttggcaaagtaatatctctgcttttgaatatactatctaggttggtcataactttccttccaaggagtaagcatcttttaatttcatggctgtagtcaccatttgcagtgatttgggagcccccaaaaataaagtctgacactgtttccatggtttctccatctatttcccatgaactgatgggaccagatgccatgaccttcgttttctgaatgttgagcttgaagccaactttttcactctcctctttcactttcatcaagaggctttttagttcctcttcactttttgccataagggtggtgtcatctgcatatctgaggttattgatatttctcctggcaatcttgattccagcttgtgcttcttccagcccagcgtttctcatgatgtactctgcatataagttaaataagcagggtgacaatatacagccttgacatactccttttcctatttggaaccagtctgttgttccatgtccagttctaactgttgtttcctgacctgcatacagatttctcaagaggcaggtcaggtggtctggtattcccatctttttcagaattttccacagtttattgtgatccacacagtaaggCTCCTTTTCACAGATGAGTAGCCTAAGGCATGGACAGATTAAATAGCCCAAGGTTATAGCACTAATAAGTGGTTGAGCTGGAATTCTAACTCAGGCCGTCTGGGTTGAGAGTCCATGCTTTTAACTGCAAGAGTGATTTAATCCAAAAGACCATCACATGCATACATTCCTTATGCTTAAGTACTTTAAGTACCCAAACCAAACACCCAATGCCAGTTTCCTGACTGGATCTAGAATAGGTATCTACTGCCCACTATTTCCTGTATCTCTGATACTTTTCTTATGCTGAAAAACTAATACATGTAGTTTAAAGCAAGGACTCCCCACCGCCCAACCCAAAGCAAGTTTCACTGTCAAAGGCAGCTTAtcatttctccaataattttcCATATTGACATGCACATTTTTATACCATAAAGATTTCGAATCGACAGTCTTAGTGGTCCAGCTTTGTCAGTGTCAGAAGTAACAGACTGACTTCATTGTTTAAAGGTACATGGAATTCCAAGGTATGGACGCACCATAATTTATTCAACCTGTTCCTGAGTGATTTActttagtgattttatttttgttcttaaaaatGAGTCTTATAACAAATATCTTGTAAGTTTTACATACTTGTTTAAGATATGTGTACATTCAATTTCTAGAAATGTAATAGGTGGGTCAAAGGCATGTGTGCACTCAGTTTTGATAGCTGTTGCCTGATTCCCTATAAAGAAgtactgagtgtgtgtgtattccaaAGCTTGTTTCTcattcctctcctctcttccaggTGGTATCCTATCAAACACTCTCCACTTTGCAGTCAGTTTGATACAGAGAACAGTCCTCCTATATACTGGCATTTATTTACATTGAGTaaattttagcatcttttcatacatttataagatttttttcccctctgtatgAAATATGCATGTTTCCGTTTACCTCTCAGGTTGTTGGGTTTTTTAATTGATCTTTATATTAAAGCTgattatatatgaaatacataccATCATTACATTTTTCTTCCTAGTTTGTTATTTAACTTCTGACTTTTTGCTGTTAGAAACATATTCTTAGGTGGTTGCATTTTTTGGGTTTCTGCAATGCCTCACTTATGCCTTTCCTACTTCAAGATTATAAGAAGGTTATGTTATGTTTTCCCCTAATActtttatagtttcattttttacatttatatttgtaATCTATCATAGATATAGAAACTCAGAGAGCAAAAAACTAAATTGAGTTGCCTAGACTTAAAGTAACCATCAGTCAAAGACTGTCTAGTACTGTCCCAGTTTACAGATGTAGTACAGTTGTCCTCAGGTTATTGCAATACATCAAGAATTTCAACACTGATATCTAAATTATCCAGATTGACTTTATTTTCCAGCATGACAATTTTAACTACTAGAGGTACAGAAATCTCTTATCAGAACATGCATTAAATTTGACTTAAAAAGATCTTAATGCTTAATTACCTTCTTTGTGCCATCAAAGCTGCTTAAAGGGgtataatcttgattccagattctACTTCCAATATGAAGTACAATCACTGACAAGTTTCTTCCACTGGGCCAGCTTCTATTGCACCACCTTTAAGACAGAACTGTTTTAGATGACAGAACACACAACCAACCACAAGCACTAATTTTATCTGCAATATTAGAAAGCAACAGAAACTTGGAGTAGACATAAATACTCCATATAAAAAGATTTTATGATTGGAAGATAGCACAAATATAATGAGAAGTCAAAAGGAAATGTTTtaggggaaaaatatcaataccaTCAGTCCTCCACCATCTCAGCTCATGaagaacagagaaatgaaatcttCATTTCCCCTAAATTCTCACTACTTAAATCTTAACAATGCTagctggattttttttgtttttgaggctACCTT
Coding sequences within it:
- the HYLS1 gene encoding centriolar and ciliogenesis-associated protein HYLS1, with translation MAQRRRSFSVGEAVEALVGPDGQKWADMDPKEQMLVAAKAFPHICAGHGEGDVRREAQSLLYDPYSKASVTSGKQPAFPAQLHYPHTESNAPSEAVSETSQRLRKPVMKRKVLRRKPGGEVLVTDESMISESESGTESDMDVWDLRQRLMNLHFQEDRESPVDISQKFSLPRDYQGISQDQLVCYLRREEMGPPAYEQDLIVASRPKSFILPRLDQLSRNRGKVDRVARYFEYKRDWDSMRLPGEDHRKELRWGIREQMLCRAEAQSKPQHIYVPNNYLVPTEKKRSALRWGVRCDLANGVMPKKLTSFPLSPS